From Schizosaccharomyces pombe strain 972h- genome assembly, chromosome: II, the proteins below share one genomic window:
- the its8 gene encoding pig-N family GPI synthesis protein, whose translation MFGRLLLLGILFHVVFLKSIFDIYFVTPLIHGMKQYSAGEAPAKRLFLIVGDGLRPDKLLQPHSEKVIGEEQTYAAPFLRSIIQNNGTFGVSHTRVPTESRPGHVALIAGFYEDVSAVTKGWKKNPVNFDSVFNQSRHTYSFGSEDILPMFSEGASDPSRVDTFMYSSELEDFSSNGIVLDEWVFDRLDELLAQSLEDKELWDMLHRDKIVFFLHLLGIDTIGHNKHPDSVEYVENIQYIDGKIQELVDKMNNYYNNDGASSWVFTADHGMSDFGSHGDGNLDNTRTPIIAWGAGIQSPTHEKNYGHDEYSLPWNLTEIKRIDIQQADIAALMSYLVGLNFPVNSVGQIPLDYLDCSSRRKAEVALMNALEIGEQYNLKSASKDQTSIFFRPYSPLRNYTEVQASFYNSVIADIESGEYEIAIEHCFHFSQTVLSGLRYLQRYDWLLLRSIVFFGYLSWIGYVICFVFSLNIEPSSKIVKPVSVVKRVAFNIPFLLICIFFYIQSSPPFYYGYALFPTIFLQLIHSIFPNTKLGFKNFLTVAKQKHGFSLLKILFISLCILCLLQFIVYSYFHREGFSVILMGLAAWPWLLHADYAFSHKTISVSWSVLTSLLCFFTILPVNKKESLLFIFAGGFAMSVAGVFYILYRRNQAFQYSSTVTNKQLVLQVLIIMATVPVTLKIADSLQRNIAIPPILRLVAFGLFITSYIIPSHHIRSCKHYFLDRLAILFLTFSPTMCMLSISFEALFYVVLFITLGLWMELETELQKYTEQLHPEYSRKKDAKFHLSLSHIRISLFFYIFINVAFFGTGNVASLSTFALDSVKRFIPVFNPVTQGALLMYTILVPFIALSAAFGIMNKRLGGIQQVTFFLAVGMADIVTINFFYLVKDEGSWKDIGVSISHFCISNFLILFITALEHASAILCKNITYTIHEKVN comes from the exons ATGTTTGGTCGCCTCTTGCTGTTAGGGATTTTATTCCATGTCGTCTTTCTCAAATCCATTTTTGATATCTATTTCGTAACTCCTCTAATACATGGCATGAAGCAGTATTCTGCAGGCGAAGCTCCTGCTAAACGCCTATTTCTAATTGTTG GCGATGGACTACGTCCTGATAAACTATTACAACCACATTCCGAAAAGGTCATTGGAGAAGAGCAGACATATGCCGCTCCATTTTTAAGATCAATTATTCAGAATAACGGTACTTTCGGTGTTTCTCATACTCGTGTTCCCACCGAGTCACGCCCCGGACATGTTGCTCTAATAGCTGGTTTTTACGAAGATGTTTCAGCCGTCACAAAAGgctggaaaaaaaatccagtAAATTTCGATTCTGTGTTTAATCAGAGTCGGCATACTTATTCGTTTGGATCCGAAGATATTTTGCCTATGTTTAGTGAAGGTGCATCTGATCCATCTCGAGTTGATACATTCATGTATTCTTCTGAATTGGAGGATTTCTCTAGCAACGGAATTGTTCTTGACGAATGGGTTTTTGATAGGCTAGATGAACTTCTCGCTCAGTCTTTAGAGGATAAGGAACTTTGGGATATGTTGCATCGGGATAAAATAGTATTCTTCCTTCATTTACTGGGCATTGACACAATTGGCCATAATAAACACCCTGACTCAGTTGAATATGTCGAAAACATACAGTATATAGATggaaaaattcaagaacTCGTTGATAAGATGAACAACTACTACAATAACGACGGAGCCTCTAGCTGGGTTTTTACAGCAGACCATGGTATGAGTGACTTTGGAAGTCATGGTGATGGCAACCTTGATAATACACGTACTCCCATCATTGCCTGGGGTGCTGGTATTCAAAGTCCTACTCATGAGAAGAATTATGGGCATGACGAGTATTCTTTGCCATGGAATTTGACGGAGATAAAACGTATTGATATACAACAAGCAGATATTGCAGCTTTAATGTCTTACCTTGTCGGTTTAAATTTTCCTGTGAATTCCGTGGGTCAAATACCCTTGGATTATCTTGATTGCTCTTCTCGCCGCAAAGCTGAGGTTGCCTTAATGAATGCTTTAGAAATTGGTGAAcaatataatttaaagTCTGCCTCAAAGGATCAAACTAGTATTTTCTTTCGCCCATATTCTCCTTTGAGGAACTATACAGAGGTACAAGCATCCTTTTACAACTCAGTTATTGCTGACATAGAATCTGGTGAATATGAAATTGCTATTGAGCATTGTTTCCACTTTAGCCAAACGGTTCTTTCTGGACTACGTTACCTACAACGTTACGATTGGCTTCTTCTTCGAtctattgttttctttggtTATTTGAGTTGGATTGGATATGTCATATGCTTTGTCTTCAGCTTAAACATAGAACCATCCTCCAAAATAGTAAAGCCTGTTTCCGTCGTCAAGAGAGTCGCATttaatattccttttttgttaatttgcatctttttttatatccAGTCTAGTCCACCATTTTATTATGGGTATGCTCTTTTCCCAACCATATTTCTGCAACTCATTCATTCAATTTTCCCAAATACCAAACttggtttcaaaaattttttaacagttGCAAAGCAAAAGCATGGGTTTTctctattaaaaattttgtttatttcgtTGTGTATTCTCTGTCTGTTACAATTTATCGTTTACAGTTATTTTCACCGCGAAGGATTTTCCGTAATTTTAATGGGATTGGCCGCATGGCCATGGCTCCTTCATGCGGATTATGCTTTTTCTCACAAAACTATATCAGTCTCGTGGTCAGTGCTTACGAGCTTATTATGCTTTTTTACGATTTTACcagttaataaaaaggaatcgttattatttattttcgcTGGAGGATTTGCAATGTCAGTTGCTGGggttttttatattctttACCGACGAAATCAAGCATTTCAATATAGCTCAACGGTcacaaacaaacaattgGTTTTACAAGTTCTTATTATTATGGCAACTGTCCCTGTTACGCTTAAAATTGCAGACAGTCTGCAAAGGAATATTGCCATACCACCAATTTTACGTTTAGTTGCATTTGGACTTTTCATAACGTCGTACATCATTCCAAGTCATCATATTCGGTCTTGTAAACACTATTTTCTTGACCGTCTGGCTATTTTGTTTCTCACATTTTCGCCTACAATGTGCATGTTAtctatttcttttgaagCACTCTTCTatgttgttttatttataacaTTAGGATTATGGATGGAACTAGAAACAgaacttcaaaaatataCGGAACAACTACATCCCGAATATAGCAGAAAGAAAGATGCAAAATTCCATTTATCTCTTTCTCATATTCGCATTTCCCTTTTCTTCTACATATTTATTAACGTCGCATTTTTTGGTACAGGAAACGTGGCTTCACTTTCCACATTCGCTTTGGATTCGGTGAAACGTTTTATTCCTGTATTCAATCCGGTAACACAAGGTGCACTCTTAATGTACACTATTCTGGTTCCATTTATCGCACTTTCGGCAGCTTTTGGAATAATGAACAAACGACTGGGAGGGATTCAGCAAgttactttctttttggcAGTTGGAATGGCTGATATAGTTAcaattaactttttttatttagtaAAGGACGAAGGCTCGTGGAAGGACATTGGTGTGAGTATTAGTCATTTTTGCATCAGCAACTTtttgatactttttattactgCTCT
- the mrp21 gene encoding mitochondrial 37S ribosomal protein bS21m, producing the protein MNSSYFPGVLGVRWVHTNRKLQKRKEEHGAFQDSLHFMIPAAETKDLGASVTVGNSLTRAFRQVDRICQRNNVPRLFRSQRFYEKPSEKRSRVRSERHRARFRAGIVRLVNLAKNMRRWGY; encoded by the exons ATGAACAGTTCTTATTTCCCAGGTGTTCTAGGGGTCAGATGGGTACATACAAATAGGAAATtgcaaaagagaaaag AGGAGCATGGTGCGTTCCAAGATTCGCTTCATTTTATGATACCCGCAGCAGAAACAAAAGATTTAGGTGCAAGTGTGACAGTTGGAAATAGTCTAACAAGAGCATTTCGACAAGTTGATAGAATATGTCAAAGGAATAATGTGCCAAGGCTATTCCGTTCACAGagattttatgaaaaaccATCCGAAAAGCGATCCCGCGTTCGTTCAGAAAGACACAGGGCAAGGTTCCGCGCTGGAATTGTTCGACTTGTAAACTTAGCAAAGAACATGCGTCGTTGGGGTTATTGA
- the usp107 gene encoding U1 snRNP-associated protein Usp107, translated as MQRQNTQAAGMPMMPQVPMVGNGVPYVVPIQPVFAPLPPDYRSLYKKLYGQGAFLVDNPVEASSPYDFSQPILKFGKLPIKQVLRDNESQQKDRKNLPRNQKSNEIQEKQTFQTPSSEKSTTERESRPFVPPNSQQMRRMLFIGNIPKELDDFWMDKILRLSGKLASWRRVADADNSMTSFGFAEFESNEQFSRALEALNDFVVPPLYEGGPSTRLSLITDVENEGLYREWQTSRYARNKQKEINILQQIRFNLERICQDIGNFDVRSRIERAARQAREKNEKLLQNVKTSEIPINAADLEGINPELLPVIEEEIRSFRDQSAMKKREKQRSKDEYASLYKEYTRKEQEKLRKQNDDLQNLLSKHRISRIPMSTVNAFLRAEDSIPESFSDEQAYYEEKRRKDQLEAEEYYARERRWMNREKARTAALEREAAREEEERVNNTSFGTYLSEKLASFDDDEEARVSRDEYFVDRAAWIRHRAVARAREEDADALDRKEEERELRTRGEGATVETENYVENGKLVTSEMPQHENGPFKIKIQTKKPAVPSERREFGLPERLLLEEEDEEPQGYSPNPQKPKPAMEENDAEKTKRLRSLIEKIPVEAESLWALPIDWSKVTEDLLKEEMQAFVTKKIIEYIGIQEDSLITFTIDHIRQHKGAEQLVSELDLALAEDAPEFVSKVYRYLHVLLILRSEA; from the exons ATGCAGCGGCAGAATACGC agGCTGCCGGTATGCCAATGATGCCACAGGTTCCTATGGTTGGCAACGGCGTTCCATATGTCGTCCCAATCCAACCTGTATTCGCCCCTTTACCTCCTGATTACAGGAGcttatacaaaaaattgtatgGCCAAGGCGCTTTTTTGGTAGATAATCCTGTTGAGGCAAGTAGTCCCTATGATTTTTCGCAGCCAATTCTGAAGTTTGGTAAACTTCCCATAAAACAAGTTTTAAGAGATAATGAATCGCAACAAAAAGATAGAAAAAACTTACCCCgaaatcaaaaaagtaatgaGATTCAGGAGAAACAGACGTTTCAAACACCTTCTTCAGAGAAGTCTACAACAGAAAGGGAATCGCGGCCGTTTGTCCCTCCAAATAGTCAACAAATGCGGCGGATGCTCTTTATTGGTAATATACCGAAAGAATTGGATGATTTTTGGATGGATAAAATTCTTCGATTGTCCGGGAAGCTGGCTTCTTGGCGAAGGGTTGCTGATGCAGATAACTCGATGACTTCGTTTGGATTTGCAGAGTTTGAATCAAATGAACAATTCAGTAGAGCATTAGAAGCattaaatgattttgttGTTCCACCTTTGTACGAAGGTGGTCCTTCAACTCGCTTGTCATTGATTACAGATGTTGAGAATGAGGGATTGTATCGTGAATGGCAAACGAGTCGTTATGCAAGAAATAAGCAGAAAGAGATAAACATTTTACAGCAAATTCGCTTTAACCTCGAAAGAATTTGTCAAGATATAGGCAATTTTGATGTCCGTTCTCGCATTGAAAGGGCAGCTCGACAGGCCCGAGagaaaaacgaaaaattaCTACAAAATGTCAAAACTTCGGAAATTCCCATTAATGCTGCTGATTTAGAAGGAATTAATCCTGAATTATTACCGgttattgaagaagaaatacGATCCTTTCGCGATCAATCTGCTATGAAAAAACGAGAAAAACAAAGGTCTAAGGACGAGTATGCCAGTTTATATAAAGAGTATACACGAAAAGAACAAGAAAAGCTTCGAAAGCAAAATGATGATTTACAAAACCTTTTGTCAAAACATCGTATTTCACGTATCCCTATGTCTACAGTCAATGCCTTTTTAAGAGCAGAAGATAGCATTCCCGAGTCGTTCTCCGATGAACAAGCTTATTATGAAGAGAAGAGAAGGAAGGATCAATTGGAGGCTGAAGAGTATTACGCAAGGGAACGGCGCTGGATGAATCGTGAAAAGGCCCGAACTGCAGCTTTAGAACGAGAAGCTGCTcgtgaagaagaagaacgTGTTAATAACACTTCCTTTGGTACTTATCTTTCGGAAAAATTAGCTTCTTTTGATGACGATGAGGAAGCTCGCGTATCTCGAGACGAATATTTTGTCGATCGTGCTGCTTGGATTAGACATCGTGCAGTTGCTCGTGCTCGAGAAGAAGACGCAGATGCTCTTGACAGAAAGGAGGAAGAAAGAGAACTACGTACCCGTGGAGAAGGTGCAACCGTTGAGACAGAGAATTATGTCGAAAATGGTAAGCTGGTGACTAGTGAAATGCCTCAACATGAAAATGGTCccttcaaaatcaaaatacaAACCAAGAAACCAGCTGTTCCTTCTGAAAGACGAGAATTTGGACTTCCGGAGAGACTGcttttggaagaagaagacgaAGAACCGCAAGGCTATTCTCCCAACCCTCAAAAACCAAAGCCTGCTatggaagaaaatgatgCCGAGAAGACGAAAAGACTTCGTTCACTTATTGAAAAGATACCTGTTGAAGCAGAAAGTCTGTGGGCACTACCAATTGACTGGAGCAAGGTTACTGAG GATCTtctaaaagaagaaatgcAAGCTTTTGTTACCAAGAAAATTATCGAGTATATCGGTATTCAAGAGGATTCACTTATCACATTTACCATTGATCATATCAGGCAACATAAAGGTGCGGAACAGTTAGTGTCTGAATTGGACCTTGCTCTCGCTGAAGATGCTCCAGAGTTTGTTAGCAAAGTATACCGATACTTGCATGTACTACTGATTTTACGTTCTGAAGCATAA
- the hut1 gene encoding ER uridine diphosphate-glucose transmembrane transporter Hut1, producing the protein MAGFMRQLFVCMIGIYGSFLSWAVMQEKIITRPYDGERFSSPALLSLAQSFMTVLCGLLWNWFHGVSARGLLEPKFLGYFSSIAISASLSSYFGYASMFHLSYPTVILGKSCKLLPVIALHVFVYKRKFPPHKYLIVTMITAGVSIFSYFQNTSSKGKHAEHDSPIGLLLLFFNLLMDGITNTTQDKVFGKYKLSSVTMMIAVNLGIACLNGLYLISPFCNQQPLSFINRHPSILKDMLLFACTGSVGQLFIFFTLEKFGSITLVTITLTRKIFTMLLSVFHFHHTVSSIQWLGILLVFLGISLEAGLKILNNNSTAKKKAS; encoded by the coding sequence ATGGCTGGCTTTATGCGACaattatttgtttgcaTGATTGGGATTTATGgttcatttctttcttgGGCAGTTATGCAGGAGAAAATTATAACAAGACCTTACGATGGTGAAAGGTTTTCTTCTCCTGCATTACTTAGCTTAGCACAGTCCTTCATGACAGTCCTTTGTGGGTTGCTTTGGAACTGGTTTCATGGTGTTTCTGCTAGAGGCTTGCTAGAGCCTAAGTTTTTAGGATACTTTTCTAGTATTGCCATATCGGCTAGCTTAAGTTCTTACTTTGGATATGCAAGCATGTTTCATTTGTCTTATCCTACTGTTATTCTGGGAAAATCATGCAAGTTACTTCCAGTTATTGCTTTACATGTGTTCGTTTACAAACGAAAGTTTCCTCCTCACAAATACCTGATTGTTACAATGATTACAGCAGGTGTAAGTATCTTTAgttattttcaaaacacTTCTTCCAAAGGTAAACATGCTGAGCATGATAGTCCTATTGGCTTActgcttttattttttaatttgctCATGGACGGAATTACTAATACTACTCAAGACAAGGTTTTTGGTAAATACAAATTATCAAGCGTTACCATGATGATTGCGGTCAACTTGGGTATCGCATGTTTAAATGGCCTGTATTTAATCTCTCCTTTTTGCAACCAGCAGCCTTTGTCTTTTATAAACAGACATCCAAGCATCCTTAAAGACATGTTGTTGTTTGCTTGCACAGGTTCTGTCGGTcaattattcattttcttcacccttgaaaaatttggaagCATAACGCTCGTTACCATTACACttacaagaaaaattttcacCATGCTTCTTAgtgtttttcattttcatcacACTGTATCTTCGATTCAGTGGCTTGGTATTTTATTGGTCTTTTTGGGAATCTCCCTAGAAGCCGGCCTCAAAATACTAAACAACAATTCTACtgcgaaaaaaaaggcatCATAG
- the rpc31 gene encoding DNA-directed RNA polymerase III complex subunit Rpc31 translates to MRRGARGSTNLGGMTWQEVLEFNANSTPTKLYPDRDIPLQRSIRPEELLELRFYKEIRTSFLDESAFYIRRNPISVVQRNEDGLVRYSDRNKPKRKNDNLSLSDLDLDPKFFPEELRKTLGAASATGRKRARRKLDMKTFIDFTIKAQDLKDESSEAAHPNIEEEPDEGLEEEDEDFGDDDDNDYGENYFDNGEGDDYDDYDGDEGAIYE, encoded by the coding sequence ATGCGACGTGGAGCTCGTGGATCTACAAATTTGGGAGGAATGACATGGCAAGAAGTACTTGAGTTTAATGCCAATTCCACACCAACAAAGTTATACCCTGATCGCGATATACCACTTCAACGATCTATTCGACCTGAGGAGTTACTTGAACTCCGTTTTTACAAAGAGATACGAACTTCATTTCTAGATGAAAGTGCATTTTATATTCGAAGGAATCCAATTAGTGTTGTACAAAGGAATGAGGATGGACTAGTTCGTTACAGTGATCGAAATAAACCCAAACGGAAAAACGACAATTTATCGCTTTCAGACCTTGATTTGGATCCCAAGTTTTTTCCAGAGGAACTTCGCAAGACTCTGGGTGCAGCATCTGCCACCGGTCGTAAGAGAGCTCGAAGAAAACTTGATATGAAGACATTCATAGATTTCACTATCAAAGCACAAGATTTGAAAGATGAGTCGTCTGAGGCTGCTCATCCAaatattgaagaagaacCAGACGAAGGGTTggaagaggaagatgaagatTTTGGAGATGATGATGACAACGATTATGGTGAGAATTACTTTGACAATGGTGAAGGAGATGATTATGACGATTATGATGGTGATGAGGGTGCTATTTACGAATAG
- the rpl1601 gene encoding 60S ribosomal protein uL13: MSEFQKVVVIDAKGHLLGRLASVVAKQLLGGQKVVVVRCEELNISGHFFRNKLKYLAYLRKACRYNPSRGAFHFRAPSRIFQKAVRGMLPHKTARGQAALEHLQAVEGIPPPFDKQKRVVVPAALRVLRLKPGRKYCTVGRLSSEVGWKYNDIVAKLEERRKVKSAAFYQAKLAKQKKIASAKEASPVNQKLSQFGY, translated from the exons ATGTctgaatttcaaaaagttgTTGTTATTGACGCCAAAGG CCATCTTCTCGGTCGTTTGGCATCGGTCGTTGCTAAGCAGCTTTTGGGTGGGCAAAAAGTTGTAGTGGTTCGTTGCGAGGAATTGAACATCTCTGGTCACTTTTTCCGTAACAAACTTAAGTACCTTGCTTATTTGCGCAAGGCATGCCGTTACAACCCTAGTCGTGGTGCTTTCCATTTCCGCGCACCCTCTCGTATTTTCCAAAAGGCTGTACGTGGTATGCTTCCCCACAAGACCGCTCGTGGCCAAGCTGCTTTGGAGCACCTTCAAGCCGTTGAGGGTATCCCTCCTCCATTTGACAAGCAAAAGCGTGTCGTTGTCCCCGCTGCCCTTCGTGTTTTGCGCTTGAAGCCTGGTCGCAAGTACTGCACTGTTGGTCGTCTCTCTTCCGAGGTTGGCTGGAAATATAATGATATTGTCGCTAAATTAGAAGAGCGTAGAAAGGTTAAGAGTGCCGCTTTCTACCAAGCTAAGCTCGCCAAGCAGAAGAAGATTGCTTCCGCCAAAGAAGCTTCTCCTGTTAACCAAAAACTTTCCCAATTCGGCTACTAA
- the efm4 gene encoding methyltransferase Efm4 — protein sequence MSGLPESKLGTKQYWDNVYEREVSNFTEFNDEGEVWFGEEAEERIVQWLEDHISTSFREVSEAAPFRVLDLGTGNGHLLFRLLEEEDTLLPSPCQLVGVDYSEAAIVLAKNIARHRQFSDKVKFQQLDIIKDSKFCSKDWDLILDKGTFDAISLSGELLDGRPLNSVYVDRVRGMLSPNGIFLITSCNWTIQELEERFTKNGFIVHSTVPVPVFEFQGSTGSSTSVIAFQIDPSFNRK from the exons ATGAGTGGATTACCGGAATCAAAGCTGGGAACAAAACAATA CTGGGATAATGTCTATGAACGTGAAGTATCCAACTTTACAGAATTTAATGACGAAGGGGAAGTTTGGTTTGGTGAAGAGGCTGAAGAACGAATTGTTCAATGGTTAGAAGATCACATTTCCACCTCATTTAGAGAAGTATCGGAAGCGGCGCCTTTTCGTGTCCTGGACCTGGGTACTGGTAATGGGCATTTATTATTTCGTTTgcttgaagaagaagatacACTGCTTCCAAGCCCTTGCCAATTGGTAGGTGTAGATTATAGCGAAGCTGCAATTGTTTTGGCTAAAAACATTGCTAGACATCGTCAGTTTTCAGATAAAGTCAAATTCCAGCAACTCGACATCATTAAAGATTCTAAATTTTGCTCAAAAGATTGGGATTTAATACTTGACAAAGGTACGTTTGATGCCATCTCTTTAAGTGGGGAGCTTTTGGATGGTCGTCCGTTGAACAGTGTTTATGTTGATAGGGTTCGCGGTATGCTATCCCCCAATGGCATTTTTCTCATTACCAGTTGCAATTGGACAATTCAAGAGTTAGAGGAGCGGTTTACGAAGAATGGTTTTATTGTCCACTCTACAGTTCCTGTTCCTGTATTTGAGTTTCAAGGTAGTACCGGTAGTTCTACCTCCGTGATTGCCTTTCAAATTGATCCCTCTTTTAATcgaaaataa
- the tef103 gene encoding translation elongation factor EF-1 alpha Ef1a-c — protein sequence MGKEKGHINVVVIGHVDSGKSTTTGHLIYKCGGIDKRTIEKFEKEATELGKGSFKYAWVLDKLKAERERGITIDIALWKFETPKYNVTVIDAPGHRDFIKNMITGTSQADCAILIIGGGTGEFEAGISKDGQTREHALLAYTLGVKQLIVAVNKMDTTGWSQARFEEIVKETSNFIKKVGFNPKTVPFVPVSGFQGDNMIEPTTNMPWYQGWQKETKAGVVKGKTLLEAIDSIEPPARPTDKPLRLPLQDVYKIGGIGTVPVGRVETGVIKPGMIVTFAPAGVTTEVKSVEMHHESLDAGLPGDNVGFNVKNVSVKDIRRGNVCGDSKNDPPMGCASFTAQVIILNHPGQISAGYSPVLDCHTAHIACKFAELIEKIDRRSGKKIEESPKFVKSGDACIAKMVPSKPMCVEAFTDYAPLGRFAVRDMRQTVAVGVIKAVEKVAPGAAKVTKAAVKAGAKK from the coding sequence atgggAAAGGAAAAGGGACATATTAACGTCGTTGTTATCGGTCACGTCGATTCTGGTAAGTCTACCACCACTGGTCACTTGATTTACAAGTGCGGTGGTATTGACAAGCGTACCATTGAAAAATTCGAGAAGGAAGCCACCGAGTTGGGTAAGGGTTCCTTCAAGTACGCCTGGGTTTTGGACAAGCTCAAGGCCGAGCGTGAACGTGGTATCACCATCGACATTGCCCTTTGGAAGTTCGAGACTCCCAAGTACAATGTTACTGTCATTGATGCCCCCGGTCACCGTGATTTCATCAAGAACATGATTACCGGTACTTCTCAAGCTGACTGTGCTATCCTTATTATTGGTGGTGGTACTGGTGAGTTCGAGGCTGGTATCTCCAAGGATGGTCAAACCCGTGAGCACGCTTTGCTTGCTTACACCTTGGGTGTCAAGCAACTTATTGTTGCCGTCAACAAGATGGACACCACTGGCTGGTCCCAAGCTCGTTTCGAGGAAATCGTTAAGGAGACCTCTAACTTCATCAAGAAGGTCGGTTTCAACCCCAAGACCGTTCCTTTCGTCCCTGTCTCCGGTTTCCAAGGTGATAACATGATTGAGCCCACCACCAACATGCCCTGGTACCAAGGCTGGCAAAAGGAGACCAAGGCTGGTGTCGTCAAGGGTAAGACTCTTTTGGAGGCTATTGACTCCATTGAGCCCCCTGCACGTCCCACTGACAAGCCTCTTCGTCTTCCCCTTCAAGATGTTTACAAGATCGGTGGTATTGGTACAGTTCCCGTCGGTCGTGTCGAGACTGGTGTTATCAAGCCCGGTATGATTGTCACCTTCGCTCCCGCTGGTGTCACTACCGAAGTCAAGTCTGTTGAGATGCACCACGAGTCTCTCGACGCTGGTCTTCCCGGTGACAACGTTGGTTTCAACGTTAAGAACGTTTCCGTCAAGGATATTCGCCGTGGTAATGTCTGTGGTGACTCCAAGAATGATCCTCCCATGGGTTGTGCTAGCTTCACCGCTCAAGTCATCATTCTTAACCACCCCGGTCAAATCTCTGCTGGTTACTCTCCTGTTTTGGATTGCCACACTGCTCACATTGCTTGCAAGTTCGCTGAGCTCATTGAGAAGATTGACCGTCGTTCCGGTAAGAAGATTGAGGAGTCCCCCAAGTTCGTCAAGTCTGGTGATGCTTGCATTGCTAAGATGGTTCCTTCCAAGCCTATGTGTGTTGAAGCTTTCACTGACTACGCTCCTCTTGGTCGTTTCGCTGTCCGTGACATGCGTCAAACCGTCGCTGTCGGTGTCATCAAAGCTGTCGAGAAGGTTGCTCCTGGTGCCGCTAAGGTTACCAAGGCCGCTGTTAAGGCTGGTGCTAAGAAATAA